A single genomic interval of Nonomuraea rubra harbors:
- a CDS encoding YbaB/EbfC family nucleoid-associated protein, with the protein MATSDEADFLDRFAELREVEAAANGLVKVTVDGTSDLVELVIDPRAMRLPSEELAAAIKEAFGRARATAQERAMQAVPDVLRQETPELTALLKDIEADARGNMNEILLAAGELTARLDRLMQQGTRR; encoded by the coding sequence ATGGCGACCTCGGACGAGGCCGACTTCCTGGACCGGTTCGCCGAGCTGCGGGAGGTCGAGGCCGCGGCGAACGGCCTGGTCAAGGTGACGGTCGACGGCACCAGCGACCTGGTGGAGCTGGTGATCGACCCCAGGGCGATGCGGCTGCCGTCCGAAGAGCTGGCCGCCGCGATCAAGGAGGCGTTCGGGCGGGCCCGTGCCACTGCCCAGGAGCGCGCGATGCAGGCCGTTCCCGACGTCCTGCGGCAGGAGACGCCGGAGCTGACCGCGCTGCTGAAGGACATCGAGGCCGACGCCCGCGGCAACATGAACGAGATCCTCCTGGCCGCCGGCGAGCTGACCGCGCGGCTGGACCGGCTGATGCAGCAGGGCACCCGGCGATGA
- the prfB gene encoding peptide chain release factor 2: protein MAGIDPAEEINELRGTLRSIQDVLDLDAMRKQIAELEQQVAAPDLWDDPEQAQKVTSKLSHLQGELNRVEGVARRLEDLTVLYELAAEEGDDDTRAEADKELEGLKSDIGALEVRTLLSGEYDAREALVTINSQAGGVDAADWAEMLLRMYLRYAERKGYATEVYDTSYAEEAGIKSATFTIKAPYAYGTLRGEHGTHRLVRISPFDNQGRRQTSFAGVDIVPVVEQTDHIDINEDEIRVDVYRSSGPGGQGVNTTDSAVRITHLPTGIVVSCQNERSQLQNRATAMNVLQAKLLERKRQEEAEKMSELRGATTTSWGTQIRNYVLHPYQIVKDLRTGTEAGNPSAVLDGDLDEFIESEIRWMRRQESGAE from the coding sequence GTGGCAGGCATCGATCCGGCAGAAGAGATCAACGAGCTCCGGGGCACGCTCCGCAGCATCCAGGACGTGCTCGACCTCGACGCGATGCGCAAGCAGATCGCGGAGCTGGAGCAGCAGGTTGCCGCGCCCGACCTCTGGGACGACCCTGAGCAGGCCCAGAAGGTCACCAGCAAGCTCTCCCACCTCCAGGGCGAGCTCAACCGCGTGGAGGGCGTCGCGCGCCGGCTGGAGGACCTCACGGTCCTGTACGAGCTGGCGGCCGAGGAAGGCGACGACGACACGCGCGCCGAGGCCGACAAGGAGCTCGAGGGGCTGAAGTCCGACATCGGCGCCCTGGAGGTGCGCACGCTGCTCTCGGGCGAGTACGACGCCCGCGAGGCGCTCGTCACCATCAACTCCCAGGCGGGCGGCGTCGACGCGGCCGACTGGGCCGAGATGCTGCTGCGCATGTACCTGCGCTACGCCGAGCGCAAGGGTTACGCCACCGAGGTCTACGACACCTCCTACGCGGAGGAGGCCGGCATCAAGTCGGCCACGTTCACGATCAAGGCCCCGTACGCCTACGGCACGCTGCGCGGCGAGCACGGCACCCACCGGCTGGTCCGCATCAGCCCGTTCGACAACCAGGGGCGGCGGCAGACCTCGTTCGCCGGCGTGGACATCGTGCCGGTCGTCGAGCAGACCGACCACATCGACATCAACGAGGACGAGATCCGCGTCGACGTCTACCGCTCCAGCGGCCCCGGCGGCCAGGGCGTCAACACCACCGACTCGGCGGTGCGCATCACGCACCTGCCGACCGGCATCGTGGTCTCCTGCCAGAACGAGCGCTCCCAGCTGCAGAACCGCGCCACGGCCATGAACGTGCTGCAGGCCAAGCTGCTGGAGCGCAAGCGGCAGGAGGAGGCGGAGAAGATGTCGGAGCTGCGCGGCGCCACGACCACGTCGTGGGGCACGCAGATCCGCAACTACGTGCTGCACCCGTACCAGATCGTGAAGGACCTGCGCACGGGCACGGAGGCGGGCAACCCGTCAGCGGTGCTCGACGGCGACCTCGACGAGTTCATCGAGTCGGAGATCCGCTGGATGCGGCGACAGGAGTCAGGCGCCGAGTAG
- the ftsE gene encoding cell division ATP-binding protein FtsE produces MIHFDNVTKVYANQNRPALDHVSVDVDKGEFVFLVGPSGSGKSTFLRLILKEERPNSGAIHVAGKDLARLSNFKVPHLRRRIGCVFQDFRLLPNKNVYENVAFALEVIGKPRRFIRKVVPEVVELVGLEGKAHRMPDELSGGEQQRVAMARAFVNRPMILLADEPTGNIDPATSIGIMKVLDRINRTGTTVVMATHDAAIVDSMRKRVVELEDGKIVRDQSRGVYGQAY; encoded by the coding sequence GTGATCCATTTCGATAATGTCACCAAGGTCTACGCGAACCAGAACCGGCCCGCCCTCGACCACGTATCCGTTGACGTGGACAAGGGCGAGTTCGTGTTCCTCGTCGGTCCCTCGGGATCAGGCAAGTCGACGTTCCTTCGTCTGATCCTGAAGGAGGAGCGGCCCAACTCCGGCGCGATCCACGTCGCCGGCAAGGACCTGGCTCGCCTCTCCAACTTCAAGGTGCCGCACCTGCGCCGCCGCATCGGCTGCGTCTTCCAGGACTTCAGGCTGCTCCCCAACAAGAACGTCTACGAGAACGTGGCGTTCGCCCTCGAGGTCATCGGCAAGCCCCGGCGGTTCATCCGCAAGGTGGTGCCCGAGGTCGTCGAGCTGGTCGGCCTGGAGGGCAAGGCGCACCGCATGCCCGACGAGCTGTCCGGCGGTGAGCAGCAGCGCGTCGCCATGGCCCGCGCGTTCGTCAACAGGCCGATGATCCTGCTGGCCGACGAGCCCACGGGCAACATCGACCCCGCGACGAGCATCGGCATCATGAAGGTGCTCGACCGCATCAACAGGACTGGCACCACGGTCGTCATGGCCACGCACGACGCGGCCATCGTCGACTCCATGCGTAAGCGTGTCGTGGAGCTGGAGGACGGCAAGATCGTCCGTGACCAGTCGCGTGGCGTGTACGGCCAGGCGTACTGA
- a CDS encoding GlxA family transcriptional regulator: MDRRRVVIVAYEASELLEIASITSTLESANWHGALPYYEYRVATPGGHPITTATALTLNAQLVLERVTGPLDTLVVAGGIGHEDAAANPLIVGHVRRLAKESRRVSSVCTGSYILAAAGLLDGRRATTHWHQAERMSELYPDVVVDPDPIFIRDGNVATSAGITAALDLMLAFVEEDNGTELARTVARNLVTYLQRPGDQAQMSMFVSAPSPANSLVKRTLEHISAHLRDDLSTATLAVEAGVSERHLTRLFLRHLGQTPGRYVRQARTEAAAHLLASTSLPMAAVAVRCGFGTAETLRQAFIDRYGIPPSRYRLTQAVG; the protein is encoded by the coding sequence ATGGACCGACGACGGGTCGTGATCGTGGCCTACGAGGCTTCGGAGCTGCTCGAGATCGCCAGCATCACCTCGACGCTGGAGAGCGCCAACTGGCACGGGGCGTTGCCGTACTACGAGTACCGCGTCGCCACCCCCGGCGGTCACCCGATCACCACGGCCACGGCGCTGACCCTGAACGCCCAGCTCGTCCTGGAGCGGGTCACCGGGCCCCTCGACACGCTCGTGGTGGCGGGCGGCATCGGCCACGAGGACGCCGCCGCGAACCCGCTGATCGTCGGCCACGTCCGCCGGCTCGCCAAGGAGAGCCGCCGCGTGTCGTCCGTCTGCACCGGCTCGTACATCCTCGCCGCCGCCGGCCTCCTCGACGGCCGCCGCGCCACCACGCACTGGCACCAGGCCGAACGCATGTCCGAGCTCTACCCTGACGTCGTCGTGGACCCCGACCCGATCTTCATCAGGGACGGCAACGTCGCCACCTCCGCGGGCATCACCGCCGCCCTGGACCTCATGCTGGCCTTCGTGGAGGAGGACAACGGCACCGAGCTGGCCAGGACCGTCGCCAGGAACCTCGTCACCTACCTGCAGCGCCCCGGCGACCAGGCGCAGATGAGCATGTTCGTCAGCGCCCCCTCGCCCGCCAACAGCCTGGTCAAGCGGACCCTCGAACACATTTCGGCCCACCTGCGCGACGACCTGAGCACGGCCACGCTGGCGGTCGAGGCGGGCGTCAGCGAGCGGCACCTGACCAGGCTCTTCCTCAGGCACCTCGGGCAGACGCCCGGCCGCTACGTCAGGCAGGCCCGCACCGAGGCCGCCGCCCACCTGCTCGCCTCCACCTCGCTGCCGATGGCGGCGGTGGCGGTGCGCTGCGGGTTCGGCACCGCGGAGACGCTGCGGCAGGCCTTCATCGACCGGTACGGCATCCCGCCCTCCCGCTACCGCCTGACGCAAGCGGTCGGTTGA
- the smpB gene encoding SsrA-binding protein SmpB translates to MPRETGRKVIAQNKRARHDYHVEDTFEAGLVLQGTEVKSLREGRASLVDGYASIDGNEAWLLNVHIPEYSQGTWTNHAARRKRKLLLHRKEIEKLAAKTKEGGLTIVPLTLYFKDGRAKVEIAVARGKKDWDKRQSLAEQQAKREMARALRHRNR, encoded by the coding sequence ATGCCACGTGAGACCGGGCGGAAGGTCATCGCCCAGAACAAGCGTGCTCGGCACGACTACCACGTCGAGGACACCTTCGAGGCGGGTCTCGTGCTGCAGGGCACCGAGGTGAAGTCGCTACGCGAGGGCCGCGCCTCGCTCGTCGACGGCTACGCCAGCATCGACGGCAACGAAGCGTGGCTGCTCAACGTCCACATTCCCGAATACTCCCAGGGCACGTGGACCAACCACGCGGCGCGCCGCAAGCGCAAGCTGCTGCTGCACCGCAAGGAGATCGAGAAGCTCGCCGCCAAGACGAAGGAGGGCGGGCTCACGATCGTGCCGCTGACGCTCTACTTCAAGGACGGCAGGGCCAAGGTCGAGATCGCCGTGGCCCGAGGCAAGAAAGACTGGGACAAGCGGCAGTCGCTGGCGGAGCAGCAGGCCAAGCGGGAGATGGCCCGGGCACTGCGGCACCGCAACCGATGA
- the ftsX gene encoding permease-like cell division protein FtsX, translating to MRANFIFSEVWIGLRRNLTMTIAVVITVAVSMALLGVGLMINSQVGLMSGYWNDKVEISVFLCKKGTAMTACNGKAITPAQTKALQEHIENTPGVKGVVFEDEAAAYENFKQSFSSNKALVDATKVEDLPQSFRISLENPDNYQPIIDAMKGQPGVAQVMDQKQLIAPFFKLLNTLAVAALSVAVVLVLAAALLIGNTVRLSAFNRRRETGIMRLVGASNLYIQLPFVMEGVIAGLVGGVFAAIILILAKVFLFDEVVNFFGTGLGWNDLAQTITLTMIIGVVICILASFVTLRRYLRV from the coding sequence ATGCGGGCGAATTTCATCTTCTCCGAGGTCTGGATCGGCCTCCGCCGTAACCTGACAATGACGATCGCCGTGGTCATCACCGTGGCGGTCAGCATGGCGCTGCTGGGTGTCGGCCTGATGATCAACAGTCAGGTCGGGCTGATGAGCGGCTACTGGAACGACAAGGTCGAAATCTCGGTCTTCCTCTGTAAGAAGGGGACGGCCATGACGGCCTGCAACGGCAAGGCGATCACGCCCGCGCAGACCAAGGCGCTCCAGGAGCACATCGAGAACACCCCCGGCGTCAAGGGAGTGGTGTTCGAGGACGAAGCGGCCGCGTACGAGAACTTCAAGCAGTCGTTCTCGTCCAACAAGGCCCTGGTCGACGCGACCAAGGTCGAGGACCTGCCCCAGTCGTTCAGGATCAGCCTGGAGAATCCTGACAACTACCAGCCCATCATCGACGCCATGAAGGGCCAGCCCGGCGTGGCGCAGGTGATGGACCAGAAGCAGCTCATCGCCCCGTTCTTCAAGCTGCTGAACACGCTCGCGGTGGCCGCGCTCTCGGTGGCCGTCGTGCTGGTGCTGGCGGCCGCCCTGCTGATCGGCAACACGGTGCGGCTGTCGGCGTTCAACCGGCGCAGGGAGACGGGCATCATGCGGCTGGTCGGTGCCTCCAACCTCTACATCCAGCTCCCCTTCGTCATGGAGGGCGTCATCGCCGGCCTGGTCGGCGGGGTGTTCGCCGCGATCATCCTGATCCTGGCGAAGGTGTTCCTGTTCGACGAGGTCGTCAACTTCTTCGGCACCGGGCTCGGCTGGAACGACCTGGCCCAGACGATCACGCTCACTATGATCATCGGTGTCGTGATCTGTATCCTGGCCTCGTTCGTGACGCTGCGCCGCTACCTCAGGGTGTAG
- a CDS encoding penicillin-binding transpeptidase domain-containing protein — MRRARRTLAATVTLAVASTTLTGCFEEPSPHDAVRDFLVGWQTEDYELAAGRTDGDAATVRKALADAKLELDAASFRFKITSIGVTGDESKADFHAEVDLGENNPLWQYEGVLPLHLVDGSWKVRWSPSVLHPELKEGQRFAVDTRPRPRQPIVDRAGDALQSDRVLYVAGVYPNQLGDQAEEVVTQLSEVTGYAQDRLLSRVRSSPPEKFVQLVTFGRSRYQSMQAKLEAIDGVEIEAQEQPVDPDAPRQIVGDVSALTPETEQKLGGPQRAGDSVGRNGLQQAYQNYLTGSTETRVVTLDLKTGRQVAQLEEWPGRQNVSVKTTIDRATQAAAEQAVADTGTSALVAVQRDTGEILAVSTKGLHQERDALAGKFPAGTAFSIVAADALLKKKVSTKQKLACPQERTVGGAKFVHAGQSTGVTTSATFQENFAKGCVTALASLARRVTAGDLERSAKAFGVGLPWRLPLKSFSGALPGLASDADKAKAIAGQNVQMSPLSMALVAAAVGSGTWRPPVLVTDPKSPDPSAEATPATQPAPVPMDAEVRAALTTMMRAGAAGTPAQAGKGRVYGVRASAGSQQGWFVGWQGDVAIAVLTKNYDPAAVAGSFFAGLRNPS, encoded by the coding sequence ATGAGACGCGCCCGCCGCACCTTGGCCGCGACCGTCACCCTGGCGGTCGCGAGCACCACGCTGACCGGCTGCTTCGAGGAGCCGTCACCGCACGACGCGGTGCGTGACTTCCTCGTGGGCTGGCAGACGGAGGACTACGAGCTGGCCGCCGGCCGCACCGACGGCGACGCGGCGACGGTGCGCAAGGCACTGGCCGACGCCAAGCTGGAGCTCGACGCGGCCTCGTTCCGCTTCAAGATCACGAGTATCGGCGTGACCGGCGACGAGTCCAAGGCCGACTTCCACGCCGAGGTCGACCTGGGGGAGAACAACCCCCTGTGGCAGTACGAAGGCGTGCTGCCGCTGCACCTGGTCGACGGCTCGTGGAAGGTGCGCTGGTCGCCCTCGGTCCTGCATCCGGAGCTCAAGGAGGGGCAGCGGTTCGCGGTCGACACCCGGCCCAGGCCGCGCCAGCCGATCGTCGACAGGGCGGGCGACGCGCTCCAGAGCGACAGGGTGCTCTACGTCGCCGGTGTCTACCCCAACCAGCTCGGCGACCAGGCGGAAGAGGTGGTCACCCAGCTGTCGGAGGTCACCGGCTACGCCCAGGACCGGCTGCTGAGCCGGGTCAGGTCCTCGCCTCCGGAGAAGTTCGTCCAGCTCGTGACGTTCGGGCGCTCGCGTTACCAGTCGATGCAGGCGAAGCTGGAGGCCATCGACGGGGTCGAGATCGAGGCGCAGGAGCAGCCCGTCGATCCCGACGCGCCGCGCCAGATCGTGGGCGACGTCAGCGCGCTCACGCCCGAGACCGAGCAGAAGCTCGGTGGCCCGCAGCGGGCCGGCGACTCGGTGGGCAGGAACGGCCTGCAGCAGGCCTACCAGAACTACCTGACCGGCTCCACCGAGACCAGGGTGGTCACCCTCGACCTCAAGACCGGCCGGCAGGTCGCGCAGCTGGAGGAGTGGCCCGGCCGGCAGAACGTCTCGGTGAAGACCACGATCGACCGCGCCACGCAGGCCGCGGCCGAGCAGGCGGTGGCCGACACCGGGACGAGCGCGCTGGTGGCGGTGCAGCGCGACACCGGCGAGATCCTCGCCGTCAGCACCAAGGGCCTGCACCAGGAGCGCGACGCGCTGGCCGGCAAGTTCCCCGCCGGCACGGCGTTCTCGATCGTGGCCGCCGACGCGCTGCTGAAGAAGAAGGTGAGCACCAAGCAGAAGCTGGCCTGCCCGCAGGAGCGCACGGTCGGCGGGGCCAAGTTCGTGCACGCCGGGCAGTCCACGGGCGTCACGACCTCGGCCACCTTCCAGGAGAACTTCGCCAAGGGCTGCGTGACCGCGCTGGCCTCGCTGGCCCGCCGGGTCACGGCCGGCGACCTGGAGCGCAGCGCGAAGGCGTTCGGCGTGGGGCTGCCGTGGCGGCTGCCGCTCAAGTCGTTCAGCGGGGCGCTGCCGGGGCTGGCCAGCGACGCCGACAAGGCCAAGGCCATCGCGGGCCAGAACGTCCAGATGAGTCCGCTCAGCATGGCCCTGGTGGCCGCGGCGGTGGGCTCGGGCACGTGGCGGCCGCCGGTGCTGGTCACCGACCCGAAGTCGCCCGACCCGTCGGCCGAGGCGACCCCGGCCACCCAGCCGGCGCCCGTTCCGATGGACGCCGAGGTCCGCGCCGCGCTGACGACCATGATGCGGGCCGGCGCGGCCGGTACGCCCGCCCAGGCGGGCAAGGGCCGCGTCTACGGCGTCCGGGCGTCGGCGGGCAGCCAGCAGGGCTGGTTCGTCGGCTGGCAGGGCGATGTGGCCATCGCGGTGCTGACGAAGAACTACGACCCCGCGGCCGTGGCGGGCAGCTTCTTCGCGGGCCTGCGCAACCCATCGTGA
- a CDS encoding ARPP-2 domain-containing protein, with protein sequence MIDLTGLDTRPAQTWGAMRLVPLVRREPIEDLRLHAKVYGDEASVVLLPDRTVYTAYVPHAFVASWTGDGTPAAAYGTQLGQPLRHVCVRTRRRMARRVDTNRLRFLPLHLAVEGFLALHFGGPEIAWEEWSRQAIAHGLSPRAEDAYTGAEVRGLDDALKVFEIYPGQCGLLLYAGDTLASAFVVPHPEDYRALHPTLIRDLYGELIYEYALFYPARDFPAAIDESAVTSLADLRAEAERHEREWAGFHDSVMAAGLLRAPARVEEVYRMGPYTLSRFLPSFERKSENHIGETITGADGRTAYLKTFRLSEAQSRRGHLLSELAAHGWNLAATAATLRISVPLLAARLERSGFGHLLRQDVMDAYRKQLNERTRRTRRGGAASPPA encoded by the coding sequence ATGATCGATCTCACCGGGCTCGACACGCGGCCCGCGCAGACCTGGGGGGCGATGCGGCTGGTGCCGCTCGTACGCCGCGAACCCATCGAGGACCTGCGGCTGCACGCCAAGGTGTACGGCGACGAGGCCAGCGTGGTGCTCCTGCCGGACCGCACGGTCTACACCGCGTACGTGCCGCACGCCTTCGTCGCGTCCTGGACCGGCGACGGCACCCCCGCGGCGGCGTACGGCACGCAGCTCGGGCAGCCGCTGCGGCACGTGTGCGTCAGGACGCGGCGCAGGATGGCCCGCCGGGTCGACACCAACCGGCTCCGGTTCCTGCCGCTGCACCTGGCCGTGGAGGGCTTCCTCGCGCTGCACTTCGGCGGCCCCGAGATCGCCTGGGAGGAGTGGTCGCGCCAGGCGATCGCGCACGGCCTGTCGCCGCGGGCCGAGGACGCCTACACCGGGGCGGAGGTGCGCGGGCTCGACGACGCGCTCAAGGTCTTCGAGATCTACCCGGGGCAGTGCGGGCTGCTGCTGTACGCGGGGGACACGCTGGCCAGCGCGTTCGTCGTGCCGCATCCGGAGGACTACCGGGCGCTGCACCCGACCCTCATCCGCGACCTGTACGGCGAGCTGATCTACGAGTACGCCCTCTTCTACCCCGCCAGGGACTTCCCCGCGGCGATCGACGAGAGCGCGGTCACCAGCCTGGCCGACCTGCGGGCCGAGGCCGAGCGCCACGAGCGGGAGTGGGCCGGCTTCCACGACTCGGTCATGGCGGCCGGGCTGCTGCGCGCCCCCGCGCGGGTGGAGGAGGTCTACCGGATGGGACCGTACACGCTGAGCCGGTTCCTGCCCTCGTTCGAGCGCAAGAGCGAGAACCACATCGGCGAGACGATCACCGGCGCGGACGGGCGGACGGCGTACCTGAAGACGTTCAGGCTGTCGGAGGCGCAGAGCCGGCGCGGCCACCTGCTCAGCGAGCTGGCCGCGCACGGCTGGAACCTGGCCGCCACCGCCGCCACGCTCCGGATCAGCGTGCCGCTGCTGGCGGCGCGGCTGGAGCGGTCGGGGTTCGGGCACCTGCTGCGGCAGGACGTCATGGACGCCTACCGCAAGCAGCTCAATGAGCGCACCCGGCGTACTCGTCGAGGCGGCGCAGCATCGCCACCAGCATGA
- a CDS encoding phosphatidylinositol-specific phospholipase C/glycerophosphodiester phosphodiesterase family protein yields the protein MLRRTLGVLATAGALLLTAVPASATAVEPLPRAHAHNDYEHERPLLDALDHGFTSVEADIYLVDGELRVGHDPEDLRPGRTLQSLYLDPLAQRVRHGSVYPRSRQQLQLLVDIKNNGAATYTELDKVLRSYRKLLTTYHKGRVKPGAVTVVISGDRPRDLMAAQERRYAFYDGRMADLGQGDPGLIPLISDNWTNHFTWTGAGEMPAAERDKLRQIVATAHRDGQRVRFWATPDTAGAARDALWRELIAADVDHINTDDLAGLAAFLRANDGKREAA from the coding sequence ATGTTGCGTCGAACCCTGGGTGTGCTGGCCACCGCGGGCGCGCTGCTGCTCACGGCCGTTCCCGCCTCGGCGACGGCCGTCGAGCCCCTTCCCCGCGCCCACGCGCACAACGACTACGAGCACGAGCGCCCGCTCCTGGACGCCCTCGACCACGGGTTCACCAGCGTCGAGGCCGACATCTACCTGGTGGACGGCGAGCTGCGCGTCGGGCACGACCCCGAGGACCTGCGGCCCGGCCGTACGCTGCAGTCGCTCTACCTCGACCCGCTGGCCCAGCGCGTACGCCACGGCAGCGTCTACCCGCGCAGCCGCCAGCAGCTCCAGCTCCTGGTGGACATCAAGAACAACGGCGCCGCCACCTACACCGAGCTGGACAAGGTGCTGAGGAGCTACCGCAAGCTGCTCACCACCTACCACAAGGGCAGGGTCAAGCCCGGCGCGGTGACCGTGGTGATCAGCGGCGACCGGCCGCGCGACCTCATGGCCGCCCAGGAGCGGCGCTACGCCTTCTACGACGGCCGCATGGCGGACCTGGGCCAGGGCGACCCCGGCCTCATCCCGCTGATCAGCGACAACTGGACGAACCACTTCACCTGGACCGGCGCCGGCGAGATGCCCGCCGCCGAGCGGGACAAGCTGCGCCAGATCGTGGCCACCGCCCACCGCGACGGCCAGCGCGTACGCTTCTGGGCCACGCCGGACACGGCCGGGGCGGCCAGGGACGCGCTCTGGCGCGAGCTGATCGCCGCGGACGTCGACCACATCAACACCGACGACCTGGCGGGGCTGGCGGCCTTCCTGCGCGCCAACGACGGCAAGCGCGAAGCGGCCTAA